The bacterium DNA window CGCGGAGATGATCATCGAGTCGCTCCGGCGGGTGAAGTCGCCGGCGGAGATCGCCTGCATTCAGCTCAGCTGCGACTGGGCGGCGCGCGCCCACCACCGCATGCAGGCCGCGATCAAGACGGGCAGGACGGAGGTGGAGTGCTATGCGCCCGGCGTCACGGAGACGCTGCACGAGATGCTCCATCAGATGCCGGGATGGCGACCGCGCGGCTTCGACGGCAACGGTCTCACGTCCATGTTCGTGGGCGGCCGCGCCACGGCGATGCCCCATGGGTTCGTCAAAGGCCATGGGATCCAGCCAGGCGACGTGCTGGTCAGCGGCGCGGCCGCGGACATCGACGGGTATCGCAGCGAGCTCGAGAGAACCATGATCGTCGGCGATCCGACCGCCGAGCAGGAGCGCGCGTTCGACACGATGCTCGCCCTGCAGACGCGGGCGCTCGAGGTCATGGCTCCCGGCGTCCCCGCGGGTGAGGTCGAGCTGGCCACCGTGCGCCTGGCCGAAGAGCTGGGGGTCGCGGACAACCTGAGGCACCACGCCGGCCACTCGATCGGGCTCGAAGGCCATGAGGCGCCGTTTCTCGACCGTGGCGACGAGGCGGTGCTCGAGCCGGGCATGGTGTTCACCGTCGAGCCGGGTGTCTACTTCAAGGATCTCGGCGGCTTCCGCCATTCGGACACGGTGGTCGTCACGGCCGGCGGATGCCGCGTCATGACCGACTACCCGCGCGAGCTGAAGGACCTCATCATTCGGGGCTAGAGCCGTGCCCGCCCGCGACCGTTTCGGGGGGCTTGTGGGCCTTGGCCGTGAACATGTGCAGGACGGTGTTGCCGTCGGTGTGATGGCGGCGGATGCGATCGAAAGGCACGGGAGGCAGCACGCCCTGGTCCTCAGCCGCGACGACGGTCTCCCTCGGCGAGATCGTCCTCCACACCTCGCCCACCATCTCGCGCGGGAGGTTGCCCGGCACGTACACGTACCTCCGGTTGGTGATGTGCTTGCGCGCGAGCATCTCGGCGCGAGCGAAAGCGTCGTGCGCGGAGTAGTCCTTCAGGTAGGGATCGGCGACCTCCATGAATTCAGGGTGGTCCTGTCCGGGCCGGTTTCCCCGGTAGAGGAACACGGCGCCACGACCCGCGGCGGCCCGCGCCGCCTCGCCCAACACCGCCTCGGCCGCCAGCTGCTCGTGCGGCAGGATCACGAGCACCTCGCCGGCCGACCGGCGGCCCCCCAGGGCGCTGGCGATCGAGGCCGCGGCACGCTGGGGCCGGAACGGCACGGGGAACACGGCGGGGCGGCGCCGTCGGTAGTACCGATAGGTCGCCAGGCCCGCGACCAGACCGATCACCGTGAGCCCGCCGCCGAATCCCGTCGCCAATGGTTTCGCGACCAGGTTCACCGACCAGGCGACGATGACCAGAATCGTCGTCAGGACCCCGACCGCGAACAACGCCACAAGGCGCGGAGTCCACAGGGAGCGCTCCCGCCAGCGGACCACGTCCAGGCTGACGCACGTGAGCACAAAGGTTCCCAGCAGGCCGAAGGCGTAGAGGTCGCCGAGCAGGTTGAGGCTGCCCTGGGCGGCGATGACGATGACGATGGGCAGGACGATGGCGGCCGCGATCGCCCAGTGAGGGGTCCGGCGCCGGTGGTTGCGTGCCTCCAGGACGCGGGGCATGAAACCCATTCGCGCCAGCGCGATGAACACGTGATAGGCGCCGATGATCGCGGTGTTGCTCGCGAACACGAGCAGCAGCGAACCGCTGACGGCGACGAAATCGCCCAGCGCCGGCCCGGCGACGTGAGCGCCGAGGAGCGAGATGAACTGGCTGGAATCGGCGTTGGTCGAAAGCAAGGTCGTCGACCACAACGTGAGCAATGGGCTGGTGACCGCCATCGAGAGCACGACTCCGCCCATGGCCCTGGAGGCGATCACGCGCCTGGGTTCCCGCATCGCCGGCGCAAGCTGCGCGATGCTCTCGAGTCCGGAGAAGGCGAGGAAAGCCGCCGCATAGCCGGTGACCAGCGACTGGACTGGAAACGCCGGGCCGGACGCGAGCGCGCTGAAGCTGTGGATGATGCCTGACGGCCCGAGGCTGATCGCGACGGCGATCACCACGAGCAGCTGGCCGCCGGCCGCGAGGCACGCGACCAGGGCCGTGGTGCGAGCGCTCTCCTTGATGCCCATCGTATTGAGCAGGCCCAGACCGGCAAGCGCCACCACCGTCAACCAGGTCGCGAGCGGCACGAGCCCGGGGACCAGCACGGCCATGTAGAACACGCCCGACAGAGCGCTGATGCCGGCGGTCAGGTAGTAGTCGACCAGGATGAAGAGGCCGCCGAGCAGGCCGACGAACGGATGCAGCGCCTGTGACGACACATTGACCACACCACCGCCTTCCGGGTAGCGCCACGTCACCTCGGCGTACTTGACGCAGAGCAGGATGAAGACGAACAGGGTCATCAGCACGAAGATCGTCGAGCGCGACCCGAACTGGCCGTAGAGGATCCCCGGCGTGTAGTAGACGGACGTGCCGATGTCGGCGAACACGACCGCCCAGCACAGGAAGGAACCCAGGTTCCCGCCCCGGACCTTGATCCGGCGGCGAGCGCCTCCCGGCCCCGCCGGGAGCATCCGATCGGGCGCCACGGCGCGGCTCAATCGATCGCCGGGTGAGGCGGTCCGCCCAGGTGACGCCGGAGGCTTGCGCTCTCGGTCCGAAGCCGGTTGACCATGCGCCGCGCCGCCCGGTCGTCCAGTTCCATGTAGGCCACCGCGGCGAGGTAGATCTCGGCCCGCTCCAGCTGGCGAATGGCGGCACGGAGGACCTGACGCTGCTCGTCGGGGGGCCGCCGGTCGGGGAGTCGCAGGATCGCGCTGTGCACGACCTCAACCTAGGAGGGCGCACGTGTGGACTCCGTTTGGAGACCTCACCCGACCGTATGGATCCCGTATGGGTCTTCAGCCGATCCATTACCCTCGCCTGCGATGAGCCCAGACGCCGTCGCACGCCGTGGCCAGCGCCCGGGAGACCTTCGGGTGGTCGTCCGCCGCGCCGCCAAGCTGCCGCGCACCCTTGGAGCGCCGGCGCTGTTCGCCGCTTGCTACGGCAACGTCGGGTCGAGCATCTACTACGCCCTCGGGGTGACCGCGGCGTTCGCCCTCGGCCTCACGCCCCTGGCGCTGATCATTGCCGGCTTGATCTTCGTCTCCACCGCCCTGAACTACGCGGAGGGAACGGCAGCGCTGCCGCATGCCGGTGGCAGCTCGAGCTTTGCGCGAAGGGCGTTCAACGGGCCGATCGGGTTTCTGGTCGGTTGGGTGCAGCTGCTGAACTACACCGCCACCGTCTCCATCTCCTCTTACTTCGCCATCAGCTATCTGGGGGTGTTCGGCAAGTACGTGCCGCTCTTCCACCTGCTGAAGACCAACGACCTCTGGCATGTCGTCGCCACCGTCCTTCTGATCGGATTCCTGATCGTCCTGAACGTGATCGGCATCCAGGAGTCGAGCCTGCTCAACCTGTCGCTCGCGGTCGCCGACCTCATCACCCAGCTCGTCCTCGTCATCCTCGGCCTGCTGCTGCTGCTCAACTTCCACACGATCATCAGCAACATCCACCTCGGGGTGGCCCCGACTTGGGGCAACTTCCTCGCCAGCGTCTCCATCGCCATGGTCACGTACACCGGCATCGAAACCATCTCCAACATGTCCGAGGAGGCGAGGAATCCGGGGCGCAGCGTGCCTCGAGCCACGTTTGCCGTCATCGCCGCGGTGCTTTTCGTCTCGGCCTTCCTACCGACGGTCGGCATGAGCGTCTTCCCGGTGCACCTGGACGGCACGGGGCAATTCACGACCGACCTGGCCACGACCTGGAAGGACAATCCGGTGGCGGGGATCGTCACCGGCTTCGGCCAGCCGCTTGCGTTCTGGGCTGGGATCTGGGTCGGGATCCTCGCCTTCACCATCCTGGTGATCGCGACCAACGCGGGCCTCATCGGCATCTCGAGGCTGAGCTACTCGCTGGCGGGCGCCGACCTGTTGCCGCGCCAGTTCGCGCAGCTTCACCCGCGTTACCGGACGCCGTACTTCTCGATCGTGATCTTCGGCGTCGCAGCGGCGCTCCTGGTGCTGCCGGGGATTTTTGTCTCAGGCAAGGAGATCGACCTCCTGGGCGCGGTCTATTCGCTGGCGGCGACTTTTGCCTTCTGTTCAGCGCACCTGTCCGTGATGCGCCTTCGATTCATCGAGCCCAACCTCTACCGCCCCTATCGAATGCCCTGGAACATCAAGTTCGGGCGGGACAGCATCCCGGTGATCTCGCTCGTGGGCGCGCTCGCGATCGGGACCGTGTTCACCCAGCTCATGTCGCAGAACATCTCCAACTCGACGTACATCTATCTCGGCTGGCTGGTTCTCGGCGGCCTCAGCTTCGTCCTGTACCGGCGCCATCGGAAGCAGCCGCTCTGGGAGCCGCTGGAGGTGCCCCCACCGCCCGACCGCGAGGTCGAGCGCCGCCCTCCCGAGCCCCTTCCCCAGACGGCGCGATACCGTCTCGGCAGGCGGGAGGGCGTCGCCGCCCACGCCGCCGTCGAACCACCCCGCCGCCGGCGCCAACGGCGCGGCTGGCGGCTCGGGTGGGAGCTCTTCTTCGCCCGCCATGGAGCCGTTCGCGGCGTGCTCATCGTGCTCGTCTTCGCCGCCACGAGCGGCCTTGCCGTGGGCGTCGACCTGTCGAGCTACGACCCCTTCGGGCCGGGTCTGGGTTGGTCGCCCGGCATCGTCCTGGTCGCCCTGATCGCCGCCTATCTCCTGAACCGCAGCCACGGCGAGCAGTGACCGCGGGGCTTGGCTACGCCTCGAGCCGGTAGCCGACCCCTGGCTCGTTGACGATGTAGCGCGGGTTGGCGGGATCGTCGCCCAGCTTCTTGCGGATCTGGGCGACGACGTAGCGGGTGTTGTACTTGTCACCGACGGCATAGTCACCCCACACCTGGCGCAGCAGGGTGGTATGCGTGACCGGCTTGCCCGCGTGCAGCGCGAGATAACGCAGCAGCTCGTACTCGGTCGGCGTCAGGCGCACGGCGCGGCCGCCGACGGTCACGGTGCGCCGCCCCAGATCGACCTCGAGGTCTCCTGAGCGGACGACCGGCTCCCCGGCGGACACGTCCGCCTGCCGGCGCAGTACGGCACGGATCCGCGCCACCAGCTCCTCGGTGCCGAAGGGCTTGACCACGTAGTCGTCGGCACCGAGGTCCAGCGCCCGCACCTTGTCCTTCTCGCCGGGCATGACGCTGACCACGATCACGGCGGCGCGAGTCGCCGGCCTCAGCGCTCGCAGGGCGGCAAACCCGTCCATGCCCGGAAGGCCCAGGTCCAGGAGGATCACGTCCGGCCGCCAGGCGGCCGACTCGCGCACAGCCTCCTCACCGCTACCCACCGCCCGCACGTCGAAGTCGTGATACGTCAACCCCGCCCGCAGGGCGCGCTGCATCTCGACCTCGTCGTCGACGACGAGGACCCTTCCGCTCACCGCGGCATCCTGGCGCGCGCGAGCGGCAGGGTGAAGGTGAAGCGCGGTCCACGCCGGCGGTTCTCGGCGCGGATGCTGCCGCCGTGCGCTTCGACGACGCGCTTGCAGATCGCGAGCCCCAACCCGCTACCTCGGGCGCGGCGCGTCCAGAAGGTGTCGAAGACCCGATCCAGGTCCACCGGCGGAATCGCGGGGCCGTCGTTCTCGACCCACGCCTCGAGCTCGCTTTCGTGGGCGACCGCCCCCACCTCGATGACTCCCTTTGGAGGCGTCCACTCCAGAGCATTTTCGAGCAGGTTGGTCAGCACGCGACCGACCTGGACCTCGTCGACCTCCACCGGAGGCAGGTCGTCCGGAATCTGAACCGGGACGTCGTGCCCTTGCAACTCGGATCGAAGCGGTCGCATCGCGGTGCCCACCAGGTCGGCGAACCGATGCGGCTCCTTCTCCAGCTCGAGGCCCGCCTCCAAGCGAGACAGCGCCAGCATGTCGCCGACCAGGTGGTCCAGCCGGCTGGCCTGCCGGTCGAGGTCGGCGAGCAGCTCCTGCTGATCCGGTTTGAGGCCCGCCTGCGGCGCGGTGAGCGCGGTGAGCCCGGCGCGCAGCGCTGCGATCGGGCTCTTCAGCTCGTGGGACAGGGACGAAAGGATGGCGGCTTTCAGCCGGTCCGACGCCTCGAAGCCGCGAGCTCGCTCGGCCTCCAGGGAGGCGCGCCGGCGGTCGAGCAGCAGGTCGGCCAGTCCCACCAGCGCCGCGAGCAGGCGGAGCTCGGCGGCGTCCGGACGCTGCGATTCGATCCCGATCATGGCGACGCCGCTGCCGAGTGGCAGGTACGCCGGCGCGGCCGCGCCGGGATGGGTGCGCATCAGCTTCACCGCGCCGTCGTGGACCGCGATGCCGACAGGCTTGCGGTTGGCATAGGACCATGCCGCCTGCCGCATCTCATCAGGGCTGAGCTCGCCGCCGGCCAGAGGCGTCGCCTGCCCGAAATCCATCGCCACCAATGCGAACCGCCTGACGCACTGGAGGCGAAGCGCCCACTCACACACCATCGACAGCGCGGCCGTCACCTGCGGCGTGCGCAGGGCGGCGGTCGCCAGCTCGTAGAGCGTGCGGGAGTCGGCGGCCAGGGTCTCGGCCGCAGCTTGCGCGCGGCGCAGTGAAGCCGCCAGCTGGCTCGTCACCAGGGCGACCGCGAGCAGGACGGTGAGCTCCAGCAGCTCTGACGGGCTGCTGACCGTGAACGTCCCGACCGGCGGCACGAAG harbors:
- a CDS encoding response regulator transcription factor, with protein sequence MSGRVLVVDDEVEMQRALRAGLTYHDFDVRAVGSGEEAVRESAAWRPDVILLDLGLPGMDGFAALRALRPATRAAVIVVSVMPGEKDKVRALDLGADDYVVKPFGTEELVARIRAVLRRQADVSAGEPVVRSGDLEVDLGRRTVTVGGRAVRLTPTEYELLRYLALHAGKPVTHTTLLRQVWGDYAVGDKYNTRYVVAQIRKKLGDDPANPRYIVNEPGVGYRLEA
- a CDS encoding aminopeptidase P family protein — translated: MRRTRLPKAAGPRRTGRAIPPSPPPVTQVPEISAEEYAIRREAVAAGMDAAGLDALCVFYPARIAYLTGFHHVPTERPIALVLGPSAYSALVVPAVEKEHAEASTSLDRVDVYFEYPGAEHPMEHVATILTEINAKPKRTGADHDGHVPYWGYRGPRLSDLTGHPPFDAEMIIESLRRVKSPAEIACIQLSCDWAARAHHRMQAAIKTGRTEVECYAPGVTETLHEMLHQMPGWRPRGFDGNGLTSMFVGGRATAMPHGFVKGHGIQPGDVLVSGAAADIDGYRSELERTMIVGDPTAEQERAFDTMLALQTRALEVMAPGVPAGEVELATVRLAEELGVADNLRHHAGHSIGLEGHEAPFLDRGDEAVLEPGMVFTVEPGVYFKDLGGFRHSDTVVVTAGGCRVMTDYPRELKDLIIRG
- a CDS encoding DUF4118 domain-containing protein; the protein is MMRRLGPYSIAIGGALAITAVLGLITSRAAIPGLSAFYLLFVLWLGARWGRGPAVAGSGAAFLLYDFFFVPPVGTFTVSSPSELLELTVLLAVALVTSQLAASLRRAQAAAETLAADSRTLYELATAALRTPQVTAALSMVCEWALRLQCVRRFALVAMDFGQATPLAGGELSPDEMRQAAWSYANRKPVGIAVHDGAVKLMRTHPGAAAPAYLPLGSGVAMIGIESQRPDAAELRLLAALVGLADLLLDRRRASLEAERARGFEASDRLKAAILSSLSHELKSPIAALRAGLTALTAPQAGLKPDQQELLADLDRQASRLDHLVGDMLALSRLEAGLELEKEPHRFADLVGTAMRPLRSELQGHDVPVQIPDDLPPVEVDEVQVGRVLTNLLENALEWTPPKGVIEVGAVAHESELEAWVENDGPAIPPVDLDRVFDTFWTRRARGSGLGLAICKRVVEAHGGSIRAENRRRGPRFTFTLPLARARMPR
- a CDS encoding APC family permease; translated protein: MSRAVAPDRMLPAGPGGARRRIKVRGGNLGSFLCWAVVFADIGTSVYYTPGILYGQFGSRSTIFVLMTLFVFILLCVKYAEVTWRYPEGGGVVNVSSQALHPFVGLLGGLFILVDYYLTAGISALSGVFYMAVLVPGLVPLATWLTVVALAGLGLLNTMGIKESARTTALVACLAAGGQLLVVIAVAISLGPSGIIHSFSALASGPAFPVQSLVTGYAAAFLAFSGLESIAQLAPAMREPRRVIASRAMGGVVLSMAVTSPLLTLWSTTLLSTNADSSQFISLLGAHVAGPALGDFVAVSGSLLLVFASNTAIIGAYHVFIALARMGFMPRVLEARNHRRRTPHWAIAAAIVLPIVIVIAAQGSLNLLGDLYAFGLLGTFVLTCVSLDVVRWRERSLWTPRLVALFAVGVLTTILVIVAWSVNLVAKPLATGFGGGLTVIGLVAGLATYRYYRRRRPAVFPVPFRPQRAAASIASALGGRRSAGEVLVILPHEQLAAEAVLGEAARAAAGRGAVFLYRGNRPGQDHPEFMEVADPYLKDYSAHDAFARAEMLARKHITNRRYVYVPGNLPREMVGEVWRTISPRETVVAAEDQGVLPPVPFDRIRRHHTDGNTVLHMFTAKAHKPPETVAGGHGSSPE
- a CDS encoding APC family permease yields the protein MSPDAVARRGQRPGDLRVVVRRAAKLPRTLGAPALFAACYGNVGSSIYYALGVTAAFALGLTPLALIIAGLIFVSTALNYAEGTAALPHAGGSSSFARRAFNGPIGFLVGWVQLLNYTATVSISSYFAISYLGVFGKYVPLFHLLKTNDLWHVVATVLLIGFLIVLNVIGIQESSLLNLSLAVADLITQLVLVILGLLLLLNFHTIISNIHLGVAPTWGNFLASVSIAMVTYTGIETISNMSEEARNPGRSVPRATFAVIAAVLFVSAFLPTVGMSVFPVHLDGTGQFTTDLATTWKDNPVAGIVTGFGQPLAFWAGIWVGILAFTILVIATNAGLIGISRLSYSLAGADLLPRQFAQLHPRYRTPYFSIVIFGVAAALLVLPGIFVSGKEIDLLGAVYSLAATFAFCSAHLSVMRLRFIEPNLYRPYRMPWNIKFGRDSIPVISLVGALAIGTVFTQLMSQNISNSTYIYLGWLVLGGLSFVLYRRHRKQPLWEPLEVPPPPDREVERRPPEPLPQTARYRLGRREGVAAHAAVEPPRRRRQRRGWRLGWELFFARHGAVRGVLIVLVFAATSGLAVGVDLSSYDPFGPGLGWSPGIVLVALIAAYLLNRSHGEQ